AGCGGCAGCGTCGGACACAGCGTCTCGGAGCCGGGATAGCCGTAGTCGGCGAACAGGTCGACCGGCACCGCGTTGGCCTCGATGATGCGGCGGTAGACCGCGGCGCCCTCCCCGGCCGTGCGCCGCCGGTCCGGATCGCCGTAGTCGACCCGGTACAGGCCGAACCGCGGGCAGAAGCCGCTGGACCACTCGAAGTTGTCCATCAGGCTCCAGTGGAAGTAGCCGCGCACGTCGATGCCGTCGCCGATCGCGCGCGCCAGTTCGTACAGGTGGTCGAGCAAGAACCGCGGGCGCTGCGCGTCGGTCGCGTCCGCGAGACCGTTTTCGGTGACGATGATCGGCAGGCCGTACGCCTGCAGCTCGTCCAGCACCTCGCGCAGGCCGCTCGGATAGATCGCCCAACCGAAGTCGGTCTGCGGCGCGTCGAACCCCTGGCGATCGAGGTTGCTCTGCAGCGGCAGCCCGATCACCGGGAAGTTGTTGTCGTTCGCGGTCGGCACTACGAGGCTCACGCCATAGTAGTTGAGCCCGACGAAGTCGAGCCGCCCGCGCAGCGCGTCGCTGGCGCGCGTGTCCTCCGGGTCGTCCGCGTCGAAGTCGAAGTTGCGGTCGACGTCGCCGCGCACCAGCGCATTGAGCACGAAATCGTTGGACAGGTAACGGATCATGTCGGTTGCGCGCACGTGGTCTGGGTCGCCGGGGTCCAGCGGCAGGTAGACGCGCATGTGATGCGCGATCGACACCTGCGCCGCAATGCCATCGCCGTCGGCGTCGACCGCGTCGGCCTCGTGAATCGCATCGTAGGCGCGCGCGTGCGCGTCGATCAGGTTGAACAAGACCGCGAACGCCCCGTCGATGTCGAACGACTTGCCGGGCGGCGTCGACCCGGCGATCCAGCCGCCGAGCACGTACGGGATCGGCTCGTTGATCGTGATCCACAGGTCGACTTCGCCGCCGAACTCGGCCGCCGCCCAGCCCGCGAACGTCGCGAACGCCT
Above is a window of Deltaproteobacteria bacterium DNA encoding:
- a CDS encoding glycoside hydrolase family 1 protein, whose amino-acid sequence is MLRASCGALRLAIAAAVAGACGGGGGGSADAGAPDAVVPPPVAPFPAGFLWGTAIAPYQVEGGLHATDWYQWETLGLCGDCPEGEHADDGPDFWTHYPDDLAAAAALSTNAIRLGIDWSRVFPTAESFPDAPDADAVATYHDMLATARAEGLSVMVTLHHFATPVWLHDLTDLDGRPGWVDPATAEAFATFAGWAAAEFGGEVDLWITINEPIPYVLGGWIAGSTPPGKSFDIDGAFAVLFNLIDAHARAYDAIHEADAVDADGDGIAAQVSIAHHMRVYLPLDPGDPDHVRATDMIRYLSNDFVLNALVRGDVDRNFDFDADDPEDTRASDALRGRLDFVGLNYYGVSLVVPTANDNNFPVIGLPLQSNLDRQGFDAPQTDFGWAIYPSGLREVLDELQAYGLPIIVTENGLADATDAQRPRFLLDHLYELARAIGDGIDVRGYFHWSLMDNFEWSSGFCPRFGLYRVDYGDPDRRRTAGEGAAVYRRIIEANAVPVDLFADYGYPGSETLCPTLPL